The Rattus rattus isolate New Zealand chromosome 1, Rrattus_CSIRO_v1, whole genome shotgun sequence genome includes a region encoding these proteins:
- the LOC116884491 gene encoding ferritin light chain 1 has translation MTSQIRQNYSTEVEAAVNRLVNLHLRASYTYLSLGFFFDRDDVALEGVGHFFRELAEEKREGAERLLKLQNERGGRALFQDVQKPSQDEWGKTLEAMEAALALEKNLNQALLDLHALGSARTDPHLCDFLESHFLDKEVKLIKKMGNHLTNLRRVAGPQPAQTGVAQASLGEYLFERLTLKHD, from the coding sequence ATGACCTCTCAGATTCGTCAGAATTATTCCACCGAAGTGGAAGCTGCCGTGAACCGCCTGGTCAACTTGCACCTGAGGGCCTCTTACACCTacctctctctgggcttctttttTGATCGGGATGACGTGGCTTTGGAGGGCGTAGGCCACTTCTTCCGTGAATTGGCCGAGGAGAAGCGCGAGGGCGCCGAGCGTCTCCTCAAGTTGCAGAACGAACGCGGGGGCCGTGCACTCTTCCAGGATGTGCAGAAGCCATCTCAAGATGAGTGGGGTAAAACCCTGGAGGCCATGGAAGCTGCCTTGGccctggagaagaacctgaaccAGGCCCTCTTGGATCTGCATGCCCTGGGCTCTGCCCGCACAGACCCTCACCTCTGTGACTTCTTGGAAAGCCACTTCCTGGATAAGGAGGTGAAGCTCATCAAGAAGATGGGCAACCACCTGACCAACCTCCGTAGGGTGGCAGGGCCACAGCCAGCGCAGACTGGCGTGGCCCAGGCATCTCTGGGCGAGTATCTCTTTGAGCGCCTCACTCTGAAGCACGACTAG